Genomic segment of Thermodesulfovibrionia bacterium:
CCTGTTCGTAAGCTGTGATTTCTCGTCACGAGCAGGCCTGTGGTACGCTGTCTTCATGAAAGAGTCATATTGTTCTTTATGGCACTGTCCGCATGCTTCCCACGATGTGTCTGTGACCGGCCTTGTGTCAGGCGTCTGAACCTCAGCCTTCAGATGTTTCTCAAGCCCCTTGTGACAGTTTGCGCAATTCACCTTCGCATGCATGCCCATTGTGTGAAGTTCCTTGATCTGGTCATGGCATTCATAGCATGTCTCGACTTTTACATTCTTTTCTTTTTGCGCTGTCTTTCCGGCAGGCGTTTCATATTGGGCGTCAACGTTTGCATAATAGATGCCGATCGTCATGACAAGCACTAAAACTGCTGTAAGCATTAAATATATCTTTTTACTCATACCTCGTTCCTCCTTTCTTTTAAATGAAAAGTTCTTCTTGAAATATATGTACATTTCTTTCACATAACTTAACCTCCTCTATCCCATTCTTCTGAATCATTTCTCTTGATCTCATTTTAATATGATTATCTGTAAATATGATGTTAATCCATGTAAAGAAATTGTTAATTTTTTTTACAACTGATTGGCCTATAGAAACATCATCTCATACATTTTCTTAATGTCAAGACTCATTTGGCCCTTTATGAAACAGTACTGGTTTGATTAGTTTTCTCACTGCTGAAAGTAACAGATGGGCTGAGAACTGCAGAGGCAACGCATTGAAAAATATAAATTTAGGAAGGATTAATCCATGAACCTGTAACCTGCTCCGAGGACTGTGATGATAAATTCGGGATTTGACAGGTCTTTCTCTATCTTCTGCCTTAAGTGCTGGATATGAACGTCTATCACCCTGCTCCATGAGTATATCTGCGTATCTTTCCAGACGCTTTTTCTCAATGTCTCACGGCTCAGCACCTCGCCGCGATGGTTTATGAAAAAACAGAGCAGCTTGTATTCCTTTGGTGTAAGTTCGATCTTTTCGCCTGCAATAGTAACGATCTGCTTTCTGAAGTCAACCTTAAGTCCACCTATGACAACCTGCTCTTCTGAAGGGGGCGCAGCCCTTCTCAGGCAGGCCTTGATCCTTGCCAGAAGTTCAAGCGTCTCAAACGGCTTGACCATATAATCATCCGCGCCGCTTTCAAGTCCCATGACCTTATCAGAGACCTTGTCTCTCGCCGTAAGCATAATTATGGGGATCTTCGGCGATTCCTTTCTCAACTGACGGCATATCTCAACCCCGTCACCGTCAGGAAGCATGACATCAAGTATCATGAGGTCAGGCTGAACCGCTGATAATATATCACGCGCCTTTGCCCACGTATCAGCGGTATCAACTTCATAACCATGAAGCTGAAGGTTAGCTTTAAGCACCTTCAGTATATCCGCGTCATCATCAACCGCAAGTATCCTGTCAGCCATCAATCACGCTCCCTTCTGTGCGGGATACTGAAATAAAATGTACTCCCTGCGGTATCTTCATTATTGAACACGCCTATCTTCCCTTTATGAGCTTCTATTATACCCTTACATATGGCAAGGCCAAGCCCTGTCCCGCCTTTTCCTCTCTTAGTATAATATTTATCAAATATCCTCTCTTTTTCATCTTCAGCTATTCCTCTCCCGTTATCCTTTATATAAATAGTAACCGGCTCATCAGTCCCGGAAACAGTGATCTCAATCCCGGAGTTTTCAGGGCTTACACTTAAGGCATTTGAGATAAGGTTGATAAAGACCTGTCTTATCATGTCCTCATCAGCAGTGATCACAACATCCGGTGGCGCGGCCACTTTAAAGGCAACCCCTTTCTTGCCGGCTATCGCATGGAAACCTGTAATGACATCCTTTATAAGTAACCCTAAACTGACATCACTGAAATGCATCTCAATAACCCCTGATTCAATACGCTCAAGGTCAAGGGTGTCATTTACCATCCTTATGAGCCT
This window contains:
- a CDS encoding response regulator transcription factor; amino-acid sequence: MADRILAVDDDADILKVLKANLQLHGYEVDTADTWAKARDILSAVQPDLMILDVMLPDGDGVEICRQLRKESPKIPIIMLTARDKVSDKVMGLESGADDYMVKPFETLELLARIKACLRRAAPPSEEQVVIGGLKVDFRKQIVTIAGEKIELTPKEYKLLCFFINHRGEVLSRETLRKSVWKDTQIYSWSRVIDVHIQHLRQKIEKDLSNPEFIITVLGAGYRFMD